The Paenibacillus beijingensis nucleotide sequence GCTCGGAGGCCAGCTCCATTTTGCCCGCTTCAATCTTGCTCAGATCGAGAATTTCATTCAGGATGTTCAGAAGCTTGTCGCTGCTGCGGAGAATGATGTCGGTATATGTCCGCTGCTCCTGGCTCAGCTCCGTTTCCGTCAGCATTTCCGTCATGCCGATAATGCCGTTCATCGGGGTGCGAATCTCATGGCTCATAATCGCCAGAAACTCGGACTTGGCGCGGTCCGCATGCTCGGCCGCTTCCTTGGCGCGGATGATTTCCTTCTCATTCGTAATGTCGAAAAAGACGACGACGGCGCCTTTGCGCTGCCACCCGTCAAAAAGCGGCGTGACATGATACGAGGCGAGAAAGCTGGAGCCGTCTTTACGCCAGAATACCGCTTCCTTGTTTTGCAAAGACAAGCCTTCCTGGAGCGCATGCCGGATCGGCGAATCTCCCGGCGCAAAGTGGGTGCCGCCCGCCATCGTCTGCTGCAGGAAGCCCCGTTTCCCGCTCGAGAGCAGTTCATCTTGTGTAAAGCCCAGCATGGATGCCCCGGACGGATTAATAAAGGTCGTCCGGCCCTCCAGGTCGAGCCCGAGGATGCCTTCGGATACGGAGTTCAAAATGAGCGAATGCTCGTAGCTGAGCTTCTCGATTTGTTCGATGTACCGTTTCCGCTCCGTAATATCGGTCGTAATGCCGTAAACGCCGACAATCCGGTTATCGAGCACAATCGGCACGTTGATGACGCTGACCTCAATGCGGCGTCCGTCCTTGTGCCGAAGACCGATCTCATAGTTTTGCGGTTCTCCCCGCGCGGCTTTCTCAAAGTGATCGGCCGCCTTCGCCAGATCGGGCGGATCGATGAGCGGGCCGAAATGGCTTTGCACCAGTTCCTGCTGCGTATATCCGGTCAGCAGCGACTGCCCGGCGTTAGCGGTCAGCAGATTGCCCTTCAAGTCGAGCGAGGCGACGCCGGCCGGATTGTTGTCAAACAGCGACTTGTATTCCTGCAGCTGCAGATCGAACCGTCTGCGCTCGGTAATGTCGCGCGAGACGACAATCATTTCCTCCGCGCGGCCCGCCTCGTCGCGTGTAAAGCTCCGCGTCGATTCGAGCCAGACATAGGAGCCGTCTTTCCGGCGGAAGCGGAAGGTTGCCGTTTCCGAGCCGTCTCCGTCCAAATGAGCGTTCAAATAACCGGTGAAAGCGGCGGCATCCTCTTCATGGATGAAGCTGAGCCATCCGCTCCCAACCATCTCGTCCGGTTCATAGCCGAGCATCGAACGGCATACCGGAGATGCATACAGAAACGTCGCCCGGTTGTCGGCGGTGTGGCGGGAAATAAAATCGATCGAGTTTTCCGAGATCAGCCGGAAATTGCGCTCGCTGGCACGCAGCCGCTCTTCCATCTGGTAGCGGGCGGTTATATCCTGGACCATGCCGACGACCCGAACGGGCCGTCCCTCATGGTCCTTCATGACTTTCCACTGCGCCAATATATTTTTCATGCTGGAATCCGGCAGGACGATCCGGTAGATCATTTCGCCGGAAGCTCCGTCCGCAACCGCATCCCGGATGTTTTTTTCCACACGCCACTTGTCGCTTTTATGAACGAGGGCCATAAAGGCGGTTTGATCCGCATAAATCGCTTCCAGCGCATTGCCGAAGATTTGACGGAATTCATTGGAGAAATGCACCCGCTTCTGCAGCAAGTCCCAGTGCCAGGAGCCGGTATTGGAAATGCGCTGCGCTTCGGTTAACAGCCTCTCGTGCTGCTTCCGCTCCGTCACGTTGCGCCCCAGCGTAAGACGCTTCGTCACTTTACCGTCGGGGCCGCGCAGCAAACAGATCGTCATGTCCGACCAAATGTAATGGCCGTCGCGGTGACGGATCCGGCACGTCATGCTGCCTTCCGCTTTCACAAGGCTGTCCGTCGCCATCATGTCCGCAACATCTTCGGGATGGAAAAACTCAAACCGGCTTTTGCCGATCATTTCCTCCGGTTTATAGCCGATCACATATTGGGCGGATGGAGACACGTATTCGAGAATGCCGTCAGGCGTGCTGCACGTAATCAAGTCGCGTGTCGAATGCTTGAACAGCAGCTTCAGCTCCGGGCTCAATCCGGGCGGCAGCGTTAGCGGCTTCCGCTCCGTCATATCGGTCGCCTGCAGAAAAATCCGCAGCGGCGCCGAGCCGCTTTCTCCCTCCCGGCGGCCCGGCAAAAAATACCGCACCTGAACCCGCAGCACGCTTCCATCCTTATGTATATAACGCTTCTCCCGCTCGAAAAACGGTTCCCGCATCAGTTCCTGCAGGATAGCGCCCAAGTCCGTTGAATCCCGGTCATCGGGATGCGTAAGCTCCCGCTCCGGGATATTCCTCAGTTCCGCTTCGGTTCGCCCCAGCAGGGCAGCATAAGCCGGATTCACGCGCAGCCATGTCCCGTCTTCCACTGATATGGAAGCAAGCCCATACGGGGCATAGGTAAAC carries:
- a CDS encoding PAS domain-containing hybrid sensor histidine kinase/response regulator, coding for MIKHPEEERTDDELMFTYAPYGLASISVEDGTWLRVNPAYAALLGRTEAELRNIPERELTHPDDRDSTDLGAILQELMREPFFEREKRYIHKDGSVLRVQVRYFLPGRREGESGSAPLRIFLQATDMTERKPLTLPPGLSPELKLLFKHSTRDLITCSTPDGILEYVSPSAQYVIGYKPEEMIGKSRFEFFHPEDVADMMATDSLVKAEGSMTCRIRHRDGHYIWSDMTICLLRGPDGKVTKRLTLGRNVTERKQHERLLTEAQRISNTGSWHWDLLQKRVHFSNEFRQIFGNALEAIYADQTAFMALVHKSDKWRVEKNIRDAVADGASGEMIYRIVLPDSSMKNILAQWKVMKDHEGRPVRVVGMVQDITARYQMEERLRASERNFRLISENSIDFISRHTADNRATFLYASPVCRSMLGYEPDEMVGSGWLSFIHEEDAAAFTGYLNAHLDGDGSETATFRFRRKDGSYVWLESTRSFTRDEAGRAEEMIVVSRDITERRRFDLQLQEYKSLFDNNPAGVASLDLKGNLLTANAGQSLLTGYTQQELVQSHFGPLIDPPDLAKAADHFEKAARGEPQNYEIGLRHKDGRRIEVSVINVPIVLDNRIVGVYGITTDITERKRYIEQIEKLSYEHSLILNSVSEGILGLDLEGRTTFINPSGASMLGFTQDELLSSGKRGFLQQTMAGGTHFAPGDSPIRHALQEGLSLQNKEAVFWRKDGSSFLASYHVTPLFDGWQRKGAVVVFFDITNEKEIIRAKEAAEHADRAKSEFLAIMSHEIRTPMNGIIGMTEMLTETELSQEQRTYTDIILRSSDKLLNILNEILDLSKIEAGKMELASEPYKLREVMDGMLELFAARAAEKNIALTCSIADDVPDLLIGDEARLRQVLINLVGNGVKFTDHGSVTLTVRNESAAGSEDILLRFKVKDTGIGIPLDKQDLLFQSFSQLHPAISRKYGGTGLGLSICKKFVELMGGSIGVESREGEGSTFDFSLRTRPWKEEQRGEASAEAILAAYSLAKKKPR